A genomic window from Sorex araneus isolate mSorAra2 chromosome 2, mSorAra2.pri, whole genome shotgun sequence includes:
- the HOXC13 gene encoding homeobox protein Hox-C13 yields MTTSLLLHPRWPESLMYVYEDSAAESGSGGGGGGGGAGSAGGGCSGASPGKAPSMDGLGSSCPASHCRDLLPHPVLGRPPAPLGAPQGAVYTDIPAPEAARQCAPPPAPPTSSSATLGYGYPFGGSYYGCRLSHNVNLQQKPCAYHPGDKYPEPSGALPGDDLSSRAKEFAFYPSFASSYQAMPGYLDVSVVPGISGHPEPRHDALIPVEGYQHWALSNGWDSQVYCSKEQSQSAHLWKSPFPDVVPLQPEVSSYRRGRKKRVPYTKVQLKELEKEYAASKFITKEKRRRISATTNLSERQVTIWFQNRRVKEKKVVSKSKAPHLHST; encoded by the exons ATGACGACTTCGCTGCTCCTGCATCCGCGCTGGCCGGAGAGCCTTATGTACGTCTATGAGGACAGCGCGGCGGagagcggcagcggcggcggcggcggcggcggcggcgcgggcagcGCAGGGGGTGGCTGCAGCGGAGCGAGCCCGGGGAAAGCCCCCAGCATGGACGGGCTGGGCAGCAGCTGCCCGGCCAGTCACTGCCGCGACCTGCTTCCACACCCCGTGCTGGGCCGCCCGCCCGCTCCCCTGGGCGCCCCTCAGGGCGCCGTCTACACGGACATCCCGGCCCCGGAGGCAGCTCGCCAGTGCGCCCCGCCACCGGCGCCCCCCACCTCGTCCAGCGCCACCCTGGGTTACGGCTACCCGTTCGGTGGCAGCTACTACGGCTGCCGCCTGTCGCACAACGTGAACCTGCAGCAAAAGCCTTGCGCCTACCACCCGGGCGACAAGTACCCGGAGCCGTCGGGCGCCCTGCCCGGTGATGACCTGTCCTCCAGAGCCAAGGAATTCGCCTTCTATCCCAGCTTCGCCAGCTCCTACCAGGCGATGCCGGGCTACCTGGACGTGtcggtggtgcctgggatcagcGGGCACCCGGAGCCGCGTCACGACGCGCTCATCCCCGTCGAAGGCTACCAGCACTGGGCTCTCTCCAACGGCTGGGACAGTCAGGTGTACTGCTCCAAGGAGCAGTCGCAGTCCGCCCACCTCTGGAAGTCTCCCTTTCCAG ATGTGGTTCCCCTGCAGCCGGAGGTGAGCAGCTACCGGCGCGGGCGCAAGAAGCGTGTCCCTTACACCAAGGTGCAGCTGAAGGAGCTGGAGAAGGAGTATGCAGCCAGCAAGTTCATCACCAAAGAGAAGCGCCGGCGCATCTCGGCCACCACAAACCTTTCCGAGCGCCAAGTCACCATTTGGTTCCAGAACCGGCGGGTCAAAGAGAAGAAGGTGGTCAGCAAATCGAAAGCACCTCATCTCCATTCCACCTGA